One Desulfobulbus propionicus DSM 2032 DNA segment encodes these proteins:
- a CDS encoding iron-containing alcohol dehydrogenase, translated as MAVREQVYGYFIPSVTLIGIGAAKQIPDKIKALGGSKPLIVTDKGITGAGITKQITDLLEAAGMAYVVYDETIPNPTDKNVHDGVDIYKKENCDSLITLGGGSSHDCGKGVGLVVANGGKIHDYEGVDKSSKPMPPYLAVNTTAGTASEMTRFCIITDTSRHVKMAIVDWRVTPGIAVDDPMLMVGMPPALTAATGMDALTHAVEAYVSTIATPMTDSAAEKAIELIAKYLRPAVANGQDIEAREGMCFAQYLAGMAFNNASLGHVHAMAHQLGGFYDLPHGECNAILLPHVEKFNLIAKMDRFVKIAELMGENTAGLAPRDAAELALVAIRKLSADIGIPAGLIELGKKYGKEVKASDIDTMVANAQKDACGLTNPRCPKDADVKAIYTAAL; from the coding sequence ATGGCAGTTCGTGAACAAGTCTACGGTTATTTCATTCCCTCTGTAACCCTGATCGGCATTGGCGCCGCCAAGCAGATCCCGGACAAAATCAAGGCCCTCGGCGGTTCCAAGCCGTTGATCGTCACCGACAAGGGCATCACCGGTGCCGGCATCACCAAACAGATCACCGACCTGCTGGAAGCCGCGGGCATGGCCTACGTGGTCTATGACGAAACGATCCCCAATCCCACCGACAAGAACGTGCATGACGGCGTCGACATCTACAAGAAAGAGAACTGCGACTCCCTGATCACCCTCGGCGGCGGTTCTTCCCATGACTGCGGCAAGGGCGTTGGCCTGGTGGTCGCCAACGGCGGCAAGATCCATGACTACGAGGGCGTGGACAAATCCTCCAAGCCCATGCCCCCCTACCTGGCGGTCAACACCACCGCCGGCACCGCCTCGGAGATGACCCGCTTCTGCATCATCACCGACACCTCCCGTCACGTGAAGATGGCCATCGTTGACTGGCGCGTCACCCCCGGCATCGCCGTCGACGATCCGATGCTCATGGTTGGCATGCCGCCGGCACTGACCGCCGCCACCGGCATGGACGCCCTCACCCACGCGGTCGAGGCCTATGTGTCCACCATCGCCACCCCGATGACCGACTCCGCCGCCGAGAAGGCCATCGAGCTGATCGCCAAGTACCTGCGTCCGGCCGTGGCCAATGGCCAGGACATCGAAGCCCGCGAAGGCATGTGTTTTGCCCAGTATCTGGCCGGCATGGCCTTCAACAACGCCAGCCTGGGTCACGTCCATGCCATGGCCCATCAGCTGGGCGGTTTCTATGACTTGCCGCACGGCGAGTGCAACGCCATTCTCCTGCCCCATGTGGAGAAGTTCAACCTAATCGCCAAGATGGACCGCTTTGTCAAGATCGCCGAGCTGATGGGCGAGAACACCGCTGGTCTGGCCCCGCGCGACGCCGCCGAGCTGGCCCTGGTGGCTATCCGCAAGCTGTCCGCCGACATCGGCATCCCGGCTGGCCTGATCGAGCTGGGCAAGAAGTATGGCAAGGAAGTCAAGGCCTCCGACATCGACACCATGGTGGCCAATGCCCAGAAGGATGCCTGCGGTCTGACCAACCCGCGCTGCCCGAAAGACGCCGACGTCAAGGCGATCTACACCGCCGCGCTGTAA
- a CDS encoding glycosyltransferase family 2 protein, protein MEQKKKYEVSILLPAYNEAGVIGDTIERIRALYPEYEILVVDDGSTDSTLQEAMAAGAHVWPHPYNIGNGAAIKTGLRCAQGEWVVMMDADGQHRPEDIARLLEYKDRFDMVVGARTRQSETKAHRDLANWVYNRFASYVTKFKIEDLTSGFRLVRLSVVKQFIYLLPNTFSYPSTLTLGYLRSGRSVKYIPIQTKARTGKSKIKLLRDGTRFFLIITKIATLFSPFRVFLPISLGFFATGLCYYGYTFFAHGRFTNMSALLFNSAIIIFMIGLVAEQINQMRYDRIE, encoded by the coding sequence GTGGAGCAGAAAAAAAAATACGAGGTGTCCATCCTGCTGCCTGCCTACAATGAAGCAGGCGTCATCGGCGACACCATTGAACGGATTCGCGCCCTGTACCCTGAATACGAAATCTTGGTGGTGGACGACGGCTCAACCGACAGTACCCTGCAGGAGGCCATGGCGGCTGGGGCTCATGTGTGGCCTCATCCCTACAATATCGGCAACGGCGCGGCCATCAAGACCGGCCTCCGCTGTGCCCAGGGCGAGTGGGTGGTGATGATGGATGCCGATGGTCAACATCGGCCGGAGGACATTGCCCGTCTGCTGGAATATAAAGACCGTTTCGACATGGTGGTCGGCGCGCGGACCAGGCAGTCGGAAACCAAGGCCCATCGCGACCTGGCCAATTGGGTGTACAACAGATTTGCTTCTTATGTTACCAAGTTCAAGATCGAAGATTTGACCTCGGGTTTTCGCCTGGTGCGCCTTTCCGTGGTCAAACAGTTCATCTATCTGTTGCCCAACACCTTCTCCTATCCCTCCACCCTGACTTTGGGCTACCTCCGCAGCGGCCGCAGCGTCAAATACATCCCCATTCAGACCAAAGCGCGGACAGGCAAGAGCAAAATCAAACTGCTCCGGGACGGCACCCGTTTTTTCCTCATCATCACCAAGATCGCCACCCTTTTTTCACCATTTCGGGTGTTCCTGCCGATCAGCCTTGGTTTCTTTGCCACCGGGCTCTGCTACTATGGCTATACCTTTTTTGCCCATGGCCGCTTTACCAACATGTCGGCCCTGCTGTTCAACAGCGCCATTATCATCTTCATGATCGGCTTGGTGGCTGAGCAGATCAATCAGATGCGGTATGATCGAATTGAATAG